A stretch of Kaistella flava (ex Peng et al. 2021) DNA encodes these proteins:
- a CDS encoding NDP-sugar synthase, with amino-acid sequence MKALIFAAGKGTRLKPFTDHHPKALALVNEVPLLERNIKYLKSFGINDFVINIHHFGEQISDFLKRNDNFNCNIELSDEKDQLLETGGGLVFARKLLDHGEDFLIMNADILTDLDLNFFIEYHQEKKDFATLAVSDRKSSRKLLFNPEMILKGWLNVESGEQRLAEFNKGFKPLAFSGIHCVNPEIFNKIKRTGKFSIMEEYLDLMTNESIHGYEHSATIIDVGRPESVIEAEQFFK; translated from the coding sequence ATGAAAGCATTAATTTTCGCAGCAGGAAAAGGAACTCGGCTAAAACCTTTTACCGATCATCATCCAAAAGCTTTGGCTCTGGTTAATGAAGTTCCTTTGTTAGAAAGAAATATCAAATATTTAAAGAGTTTCGGGATCAACGATTTCGTGATTAATATTCATCATTTTGGTGAACAGATTTCTGATTTTTTAAAAAGGAATGATAACTTCAATTGTAATATTGAATTGTCTGATGAGAAAGATCAGCTCTTAGAAACCGGTGGCGGATTAGTTTTTGCTAGAAAGCTCTTGGATCACGGTGAAGATTTTCTGATTATGAATGCAGATATTTTAACGGATTTAGATTTAAATTTTTTCATAGAATACCATCAAGAGAAAAAAGATTTTGCTACTTTAGCAGTCTCCGATAGAAAAAGCTCAAGGAAACTGCTCTTCAACCCAGAAATGATTTTGAAAGGATGGCTTAATGTGGAATCTGGTGAACAGCGACTCGCAGAATTTAACAAAGGATTCAAACCTTTAGCTTTTAGCGGAATTCACTGTGTAAATCCAGAAATTTTCAACAAAATTAAAAGAACCGGAAAGTTTTCGATAATGGAGGAATATTTGGATTTGATGACTAACGAAAGTATTCATGGTTACGAACATTCAGCGACGATTATTGATGTCGGAAGACCAGAATCAGTAATTGAAGCAGAACAATTTTTTAAATAA
- a CDS encoding RNase adapter RapZ, whose product MSLTIEIHSFSYKKGGIPKDNSGNGGGFAFDCRGILNPGRVEEYKVQTGCDIGVQNYLEAKTEMPKFLELVKNIVSINIDNYIGRDFDHLQINFGCTGGQHRSVYAAEKTAAFIREKYPQTTVTLNHDEQPQLNHK is encoded by the coding sequence ATGAGTTTAACAATAGAAATACACAGTTTCTCCTACAAAAAAGGAGGAATACCAAAAGATAATTCAGGTAACGGTGGCGGTTTCGCTTTTGATTGCCGCGGAATTTTAAATCCAGGAAGAGTTGAAGAATATAAAGTTCAAACCGGTTGCGATATCGGCGTACAGAATTATTTAGAAGCAAAAACCGAAATGCCTAAATTCTTAGAATTGGTTAAAAATATCGTCTCCATTAATATCGATAATTATATTGGTAGAGATTTTGATCATCTTCAAATCAATTTTGGTTGCACTGGCGGACAACACCGTTCGGTTTATGCAGCAGAAAAAACAGCTGCATTTATTCGCGAGAAATATCCTCAAACTACTGTTACACTAAATCACGATGAGCAACCTCAACTTAATCATAAGTAA
- a CDS encoding GxxExxY protein yields the protein MTKKEVTQLSYEIIGLAIKVHKNLGPGLLESIYEECLKYELLKNGYEVKQQFIVPIIYEGLEMKTRLVADLLVNDCIVIELKAQEETLPVHEAQLLTYMKVLKKPQGLLINFFTTNITKSLKPLVNEYFTQLPD from the coding sequence ATGACAAAAAAAGAGGTGACTCAATTATCTTATGAAATAATAGGATTAGCGATTAAAGTTCACAAGAATCTTGGTCCAGGATTATTAGAAAGTATTTATGAAGAATGTTTAAAATATGAATTGCTCAAAAATGGATATGAGGTAAAGCAGCAATTTATAGTTCCCATTATTTACGAAGGACTAGAAATGAAGACAAGATTGGTGGCGGATTTATTGGTAAATGATTGCATTGTAATAGAACTTAAAGCACAGGAAGAAACCTTGCCAGTACATGAAGCACAACTACTGACCTACATGAAAGTTTTGAAAAAACCTCAAGGATTGCTAATTAACTTCTTCACAACAAATATCACCAAATCATTAAAGCCATTAGTAAATGAGTACTTCACCCAACTTCCCGACTAA
- a CDS encoding DUF6702 family protein, with protein MKKFLHITWIFALMLLLSFMKADFYSSMTKVDYLEASKTLKFTTKLNTAHISDAIKINPNTAGFEAEVKRYVNNNFDLYVNGSSKSLTFTGSQVNGESVWVYFEANGISDISTIRIKNTILLSSFPKQFNLVNIAYKGNQKTMNFQRGKEVNEVSF; from the coding sequence ATGAAAAAATTTTTACATATTACTTGGATCTTTGCATTGATGCTCTTGCTGAGTTTTATGAAAGCAGACTTCTATTCATCAATGACCAAAGTAGATTATCTGGAAGCAAGTAAAACTTTAAAATTTACAACCAAACTAAACACTGCTCATATTTCTGACGCGATTAAAATCAATCCAAATACAGCAGGTTTTGAAGCAGAAGTAAAAAGATACGTTAATAACAATTTTGATTTATACGTTAATGGAAGCTCGAAGAGTTTAACCTTTACCGGCAGTCAAGTGAATGGCGAATCAGTTTGGGTTTATTTCGAAGCAAATGGAATCTCTGACATCAGTACCATTCGAATTAAAAATACCATCCTATTAAGTTCTTTCCCGAAACAGTTCAACTTGGTTAATATCGCTTATAAAGGCAATCAGAAAACCATGAATTTCCAAAGAGGTAAAGAAGTGAATGAAGTTAGTTTTTAA
- a CDS encoding metal-sulfur cluster assembly factor, with protein MILDPTNESYDKISRAEMALYEVIDPELMVNIVDLGLVYDVEIKDENIVKVTMTLTTPHCPMGEAIQTGVKNVLEKELPDHEVEIDLVFEPAWNYDMVSSEGMQQLNNR; from the coding sequence ATGATACTTGACCCAACAAACGAAAGTTACGATAAAATAAGTCGTGCAGAAATGGCCCTTTACGAAGTTATAGATCCCGAATTAATGGTGAATATTGTCGATTTAGGTTTGGTGTACGATGTTGAAATAAAAGACGAAAACATCGTCAAAGTGACCATGACTTTAACTACGCCGCATTGCCCAATGGGTGAAGCCATACAAACTGGAGTTAAGAATGTTTTGGAAAAAGAACTTCCTGATCATGAAGTAGAAATAGATCTCGTCTTTGAACCAGCCTGGAATTACGACATGGTTTCCTCAGAAGGAATGCAGCAGCTTAATAATAGATAA
- the xrtF gene encoding exosortase family protein XrtF, with amino-acid sequence MSEKTIFAVMFNDFKPVLKILLRFIILYVVLVLGYQFYLNGFKNSGLDSFSTWLMTQVDFIQNLLGYPSKMVEGKPQDETTWFFVSGKYVSRMVEGCNAISVMILFLAFVFAFFEGFKTFVFGALGIIALHIMNVLRIVGLNILIVEHPQYSKMGHDYLFPAIIYGSVVLLWLIWIKFYALKEPKHESA; translated from the coding sequence ATGTCAGAAAAGACTATATTTGCTGTTATGTTCAACGATTTCAAGCCGGTTCTGAAAATTCTTCTACGTTTCATCATTTTATATGTGGTGTTGGTTTTGGGCTACCAGTTTTATTTAAATGGATTCAAAAATTCTGGATTAGATTCATTTTCAACTTGGTTGATGACGCAGGTTGATTTTATACAAAATCTATTGGGCTATCCTTCGAAAATGGTCGAAGGGAAACCGCAAGATGAAACCACTTGGTTTTTTGTGAGTGGCAAATATGTTTCTCGTATGGTCGAAGGTTGTAACGCCATTTCCGTCATGATTTTATTTTTAGCCTTCGTCTTTGCTTTTTTTGAGGGTTTTAAAACATTCGTTTTCGGAGCTTTAGGAATTATTGCTCTTCACATAATGAACGTTTTGCGTATTGTTGGTTTGAATATTTTAATTGTTGAACATCCGCAATATTCTAAAATGGGACACGATTATTTATTCCCGGCAATTATCTACGGAAGTGTTGTTTTGCTTTGGTTGATCTGGATTAAATTTTATGCCTTAAAAGAACCCAAACATGAAAGTGCTTAA
- a CDS encoding TIGR00730 family Rossman fold protein, whose translation MSKIERGKGTTKIITGNEFEIDQKVQNSFKEKTWDETITKDSWMVFKIMAEFVDGYERMAKIGPCVSIFGSARMKTTDACYELATNIAEKITEIGFGVITGGGPGIMEAGNKGARKGGGKSIGLNIELPFEQHFNPYIDKGLSIDFDYFFVRKVIFVKYSQGFIVMPGGFGTLDELMEAITLIQTNKIGRFPIVLVGSKFWSGLIDWFKNTLLENGMIAEEDLNLYRVVDTAEDAVAHIKAFYDKYQVNVNF comes from the coding sequence ATGAGCAAAATAGAAAGAGGAAAAGGAACGACTAAGATTATTACAGGCAATGAGTTTGAAATTGACCAGAAAGTTCAAAATTCCTTTAAAGAAAAAACCTGGGACGAAACCATTACCAAAGACAGTTGGATGGTTTTTAAAATCATGGCAGAATTTGTAGATGGTTATGAGAGAATGGCTAAAATAGGACCTTGCGTTTCTATTTTCGGTTCGGCTCGAATGAAAACGACAGATGCTTGCTACGAACTTGCTACCAATATTGCAGAAAAAATTACAGAAATCGGTTTCGGAGTCATTACTGGCGGCGGTCCTGGAATTATGGAAGCCGGAAATAAAGGTGCCCGAAAAGGCGGTGGAAAATCAATTGGACTTAATATTGAATTGCCTTTTGAACAACATTTTAATCCTTATATCGACAAAGGATTGAGCATTGATTTCGATTACTTTTTTGTGCGGAAAGTTATTTTCGTAAAATATTCTCAGGGGTTTATCGTCATGCCCGGAGGTTTTGGGACACTTGATGAATTGATGGAAGCGATCACTTTAATCCAAACCAATAAAATCGGAAGATTTCCAATCGTTTTAGTCGGTTCTAAATTTTGGTCAGGCTTAATTGATTGGTTTAAAAATACCTTATTGGAAAATGGAATGATTGCTGAGGAAGATTTGAATCTGTATCGAGTGGTAGACACGGCTGAGGACGCAGTTGCCCATATCAAGGCGTTTTACGATAAATATCAGGTCAACGTCAACTTCTAA
- a CDS encoding DUF2249 domain-containing protein produces MENITAKTKISELIKANSKSVDAIASLAKPLEKLKNPILRKIMASLVTIGEAAKMGGTTVEEFKRVLLPLGFTFEQETSAKEETASETKPTWLQKANQADIDFYDVRPIIDNGADPLKEILGRFKTTEPGKILCIINNFVPTPLIHLLKQEKAEATFVETISEKEFNTYFLKKEKETVHSSVTAEEKLNMDDAESFAAICSNFTKEQTKEIDVRELEMPGPMEMILSELQELPAGNALYINHKRVPVYLLEELADKNYQVHINNREEGNVKMLIFKK; encoded by the coding sequence ATGGAAAATATAACCGCCAAAACAAAAATTTCAGAGTTGATCAAAGCCAATTCGAAAAGTGTAGATGCAATTGCTTCTTTGGCAAAACCGTTGGAGAAACTGAAAAATCCAATCCTCAGAAAAATCATGGCTTCCCTGGTTACGATTGGTGAAGCTGCGAAAATGGGTGGAACAACTGTCGAAGAATTCAAAAGAGTTCTTCTTCCACTTGGATTTACTTTCGAGCAAGAAACTTCTGCAAAAGAAGAAACGGCGTCAGAAACGAAACCGACTTGGTTACAAAAGGCAAATCAAGCTGATATTGATTTTTACGATGTTCGACCAATTATTGATAATGGCGCAGATCCTTTAAAGGAAATCCTGGGAAGATTCAAAACAACTGAGCCTGGTAAAATTCTTTGTATCATTAATAATTTTGTGCCGACGCCTTTAATTCATCTTTTAAAACAGGAGAAAGCTGAAGCCACTTTTGTTGAAACAATTAGTGAGAAAGAATTCAATACCTATTTTTTGAAAAAAGAAAAAGAAACCGTTCATTCATCAGTAACTGCAGAAGAAAAATTGAATATGGATGATGCTGAAAGTTTCGCTGCGATTTGTAGTAATTTCACCAAAGAACAAACCAAAGAAATCGATGTTCGCGAACTCGAAATGCCCGGCCCAATGGAAATGATTCTTTCTGAATTGCAGGAACTTCCCGCTGGAAATGCGTTATATATTAATCACAAAAGAGTTCCGGTTTATTTACTGGAAGAACTTGCGGATAAAAATTACCAAGTTCACATTAATAATAGAGAGGAAGGAAACGTGAAAATGTTAATCTTCAAAAAATAA
- a CDS encoding exosortase F system-associated membrane protein: MKVLKWLLVAVAVFGLIAVRVVESEIFYDPFQEFFHLANKHASFPDFNWLPLILNYLFRFGLNLLLSAAVVSLIFKNKQWTLQAIILILIVFVITFPIYLYCIHTKFEIGYLFSFYMRRFVIQPLILLLIIPLFYYRQHIQKV; encoded by the coding sequence ATGAAAGTGCTTAAGTGGTTGTTGGTCGCAGTTGCAGTTTTTGGTTTGATTGCCGTAAGAGTTGTTGAAAGCGAAATTTTTTATGATCCTTTTCAGGAGTTTTTTCATTTGGCGAATAAACATGCGTCGTTTCCAGATTTTAACTGGCTTCCTTTAATTCTGAATTATCTTTTCCGATTTGGATTAAATTTACTTTTATCAGCTGCGGTAGTTTCTTTGATTTTTAAAAATAAACAGTGGACTTTGCAAGCAATAATTTTAATATTGATTGTTTTTGTAATCACCTTTCCGATCTATCTTTATTGTATTCACACCAAGTTCGAAATCGGTTATCTTTTCTCTTTTTACATGAGGAGATTTGTCATTCAACCTTTGATTTTATTGTTGATTATT
- a CDS encoding DUF5689 domain-containing protein has translation MNFKQYFKTAFVVAVSALAVSSCVNKDDWDTPPINCKNKFDAATISMADFKAQAPATGYLLITTDQIFDAYIVSSDENGNFYKTISFQDKPENPTAGLQMEVDRASNYADFPVGTHIRINAKGLRLGLDRGSVKIGSVDPNFSIGRIPGVLFGKYISAVCNGNTMDIVTIKPTQLPSLAASMQDKYINTLVTVPNVQFNIADLYPVNKTYIDYVAGAGVDTDRKIEDAVGGSTVLRSSGFATYGATLLPKGSGSLTYVVSKYNANYQMLIRGLNDVNIPPTGTRFDPTPPKGGSAITYPTTLNETFQGFTGTLLDTFAPYINDPVLGNRYWQMKTYSNNNYIELSANAGSGPYETFFIVPVNFTPGKKLTFDVNVGYYNGAALKVYTSTNYTPLGDVTAATLTDITSSFTIPTTPASGYGVLAPAGSYTLPATLTGNGFVMFKYVGVGGGVTTTIQLDNIAVQ, from the coding sequence ATGAATTTCAAACAATATTTTAAAACCGCTTTTGTAGTTGCTGTTTCAGCACTTGCAGTAAGCTCTTGTGTAAATAAGGATGATTGGGATACTCCTCCGATTAACTGTAAGAATAAGTTTGATGCTGCAACCATTTCAATGGCTGATTTTAAAGCTCAAGCTCCTGCAACGGGATATCTTTTAATCACAACTGATCAGATTTTTGACGCCTATATCGTTTCTTCTGACGAAAATGGTAACTTCTACAAAACAATCTCTTTCCAGGATAAACCAGAAAATCCAACTGCTGGTTTGCAAATGGAGGTTGACAGAGCAAGTAACTATGCAGATTTTCCAGTAGGAACTCACATTAGAATTAATGCTAAAGGTTTACGTTTAGGTTTAGATCGTGGTTCTGTGAAAATCGGTTCTGTAGATCCTAACTTCTCAATCGGTAGAATTCCGGGCGTATTATTTGGTAAATATATTTCTGCAGTTTGTAACGGAAATACAATGGATATTGTAACAATCAAACCTACACAATTACCAAGTCTTGCTGCTTCAATGCAAGATAAATACATCAATACTTTGGTAACTGTTCCTAATGTTCAATTTAATATCGCTGACCTTTACCCTGTAAACAAAACATATATTGATTATGTTGCAGGAGCTGGAGTAGATACTGACAGAAAAATAGAAGATGCAGTAGGAGGATCTACCGTACTTAGAAGTTCTGGTTTTGCAACTTATGGAGCAACTCTTTTACCTAAAGGTAGTGGTAGCCTAACTTACGTAGTGAGTAAATATAACGCCAATTATCAAATGTTAATCAGAGGTTTAAATGATGTTAACATTCCACCAACAGGAACAAGATTTGACCCAACTCCACCAAAAGGAGGTTCTGCAATTACTTATCCTACAACATTGAATGAAACATTCCAAGGATTTACAGGGACTTTATTAGATACTTTCGCGCCATATATTAATGATCCAGTATTAGGAAACAGATATTGGCAGATGAAAACGTATAGCAATAACAACTATATCGAGCTAAGTGCAAATGCTGGTTCAGGACCATATGAAACCTTCTTCATTGTACCGGTTAACTTTACCCCAGGGAAAAAATTAACTTTCGATGTAAATGTTGGTTACTATAACGGTGCTGCCCTAAAAGTATATACTTCTACTAATTATACACCATTAGGAGACGTAACTGCGGCAACTTTAACAGACATTACCTCAAGCTTTACAATTCCTACAACACCAGCAAGTGGTTACGGAGTTTTAGCACCAGCAGGATCATACACCCTTCCAGCAACCTTAACAGGAAATGGATTCGTGATGTTCAAATATGTTGGAGTAGGTGGTGGTGTTACTACTACAATTCAGTTAGATAATATCGCTGTTCAATAA
- a CDS encoding phosphotransferase, producing the protein MTDQKAKDFFEKYTGKAAQEFFTLAQSGSARVNYVGESSGVKYIITFNENIRENESFYYFSDLFSELKVNAPKVLKISEDRSLYIQEFLGKQTLSEVIEKEGLTERVKTLVKKTLQQLAEVQIKTENKIDYSKTFEYENYNDLPITSDLFYFKSFIADVLEISYHKSSLLLEFKKLVSKIENLDPTGIMMRDFQARNIMVNHQDEIFFIDYQSAMKGPLIYDVISFLFQAKANFPTDFKNEMQDYYFSLWNDEKATQLRNTVKPIQLIRFLQVLGAYGFRGLIQRKQHFISSIDKGIENLYQFSNSWEEMDEYPELKNLIEKLNSVEIKQKIGMIIRMDKK; encoded by the coding sequence ATGACTGATCAAAAAGCAAAAGATTTTTTCGAAAAATATACCGGAAAAGCCGCTCAAGAATTTTTTACATTGGCCCAAAGTGGTTCTGCAAGAGTTAATTATGTAGGTGAAAGTTCCGGCGTGAAATACATCATTACTTTCAACGAGAACATTCGTGAAAACGAAAGCTTTTATTATTTCTCTGACCTATTTTCTGAATTAAAAGTGAATGCGCCAAAAGTGTTGAAAATTTCTGAAGACCGCAGTTTATACATTCAGGAATTTCTTGGTAAACAAACTTTATCTGAAGTCATCGAAAAAGAAGGCTTGACAGAAAGAGTAAAAACTTTGGTTAAAAAAACGCTTCAACAACTCGCCGAAGTTCAAATCAAAACAGAAAATAAAATTGATTATTCAAAAACCTTTGAATATGAAAACTACAATGATTTACCGATTACCAGTGATTTATTTTATTTTAAAAGTTTCATTGCCGATGTTTTGGAAATCTCTTATCACAAATCTTCACTATTATTAGAATTTAAGAAACTGGTTTCCAAAATAGAAAACTTGGATCCGACAGGAATTATGATGCGCGACTTTCAGGCGAGAAACATAATGGTCAATCATCAAGATGAAATCTTCTTTATTGATTACCAATCTGCCATGAAAGGGCCATTAATTTACGATGTCATTTCTTTTCTATTTCAGGCTAAAGCTAATTTTCCAACTGATTTTAAAAATGAAATGCAGGATTATTATTTCTCCTTGTGGAATGATGAAAAAGCAACTCAACTAAGAAATACGGTAAAGCCGATTCAGTTGATTCGTTTCCTACAAGTTTTGGGAGCGTATGGTTTCCGTGGACTGATTCAAAGGAAACAACATTTTATATCGAGCATCGATAAAGGAATTGAAAACCTGTATCAATTTTCAAATTCGTGGGAAGAAATGGATGAATATCCTGAGTTGAAAAACCTGATTGAAAAATTAAATTCTGTTGAGATTAAACAGAAAATTGGAATGATCATTCGAATGGATAAAAAATAA
- a CDS encoding RrF2 family transcriptional regulator: MLSKTCEYALRAMIYIAQQSRDGSMINIKEIAGKINSPELFIAKILQGLSKQGFLQSSKGRYGGFYISDDEAKHSLADIITAIDGDKMFAGCGLGLAFCSETNPCPIHNTYKEARDQLHEIYGKTTLSQFRTENSVQKLQLRRE; this comes from the coding sequence ATGTTATCAAAAACCTGTGAATATGCCTTAAGAGCGATGATTTATATCGCGCAGCAGTCTCGCGACGGAAGTATGATTAACATCAAAGAGATCGCCGGAAAAATAAACTCACCTGAACTTTTTATTGCAAAAATTCTTCAGGGTTTAAGCAAACAGGGATTTCTACAATCCTCAAAAGGAAGATACGGCGGCTTTTATATTTCTGATGATGAAGCGAAACATTCCCTCGCAGATATCATTACTGCTATTGATGGCGATAAAATGTTCGCGGGCTGTGGACTTGGCTTAGCATTTTGTTCAGAAACGAATCCCTGCCCCATTCACAACACTTATAAAGAGGCGAGAGATCAATTGCATGAGATTTATGGCAAAACAACTTTAAGCCAGTTTAGAACTGAAAACTCGGTCCAGAAACTACAATTAAGAAGAGAATGA
- a CDS encoding DUF2249 domain-containing protein — protein sequence MATIETLDVTKLEPRMKHPTIFKYFDALQPGEEFVIENDHDPKPLYYELIGERGDIFTWEYLEKGPEWFIVRICKNPLEEQKEVKRLIVTTIEPKFKHPTIFKYFDALNAGESFIIENDHDPKPLYYELIAERGDIFTWEYLEKGPEVFVVSICKNPLEEQKEVERLNVTAIEPKFKHPTIFKYFDALKAGESFIIENDHDPKPLYYELLAERGDIFTWEYLLQGPELYEVQIAKNPVSETSGTLPEKDIQKAEMLKAKGVQFACSSDKKEESVKAPIYDYDKWELDFLTDYIVNTHHRYLKDNAEMLNDLAIKVAEHHGDNHPELNRLSTIIYHFLQDLIDNTVREDEVLFPIIKQMVAKQRNAETEITYKVGTLEDPINILKKDHDVAAADLLYFRNLTNNYTPPADACSSYQYLFKKIQEFESDVQAHIHLEESFLFPKAIQLDKELAQLN from the coding sequence ATGGCTACAATAGAAACGTTGGATGTGACCAAATTAGAACCTCGAATGAAACATCCTACTATTTTTAAATATTTTGATGCCTTACAACCCGGCGAAGAATTCGTTATCGAAAATGACCACGATCCAAAACCTCTTTATTATGAATTAATAGGTGAACGTGGCGATATTTTTACTTGGGAATATTTAGAAAAAGGTCCGGAATGGTTTATTGTAAGAATTTGCAAAAATCCTTTAGAAGAACAAAAAGAAGTTAAAAGATTAATTGTTACGACTATAGAACCGAAGTTTAAACACCCAACTATTTTTAAATATTTCGATGCCTTGAACGCGGGTGAAAGTTTTATTATTGAAAATGACCACGATCCAAAACCATTATATTATGAATTGATTGCCGAACGCGGAGATATTTTCACTTGGGAATATTTAGAAAAAGGACCAGAAGTATTTGTTGTAAGCATTTGTAAAAATCCTTTAGAAGAACAAAAAGAAGTGGAAAGATTAAATGTAACTGCGATCGAACCGAAGTTTAAACACCCAACTATTTTTAAATATTTCGATGCTTTGAAAGCAGGTGAAAGTTTCATTATCGAAAATGATCACGATCCAAAACCACTTTATTACGAATTACTTGCAGAGCGCGGAGATATTTTCACTTGGGAATATTTGCTACAAGGACCAGAATTATATGAAGTTCAAATTGCTAAAAATCCAGTGAGCGAAACTTCCGGCACCCTACCAGAAAAAGATATTCAAAAAGCAGAGATGCTAAAAGCAAAAGGAGTTCAGTTTGCTTGCAGTAGCGATAAAAAGGAGGAAAGCGTGAAAGCTCCAATTTACGATTACGATAAATGGGAACTCGATTTTCTTACCGATTATATCGTAAATACCCATCACCGATACCTTAAAGATAATGCAGAAATGCTGAATGATTTGGCCATAAAAGTTGCAGAACATCACGGCGATAATCACCCAGAACTCAACCGACTTTCTACCATTATATATCATTTTTTACAGGATTTGATCGACAATACGGTAAGAGAAGATGAGGTTTTGTTCCCGATCATCAAACAAATGGTTGCTAAACAAAGAAATGCAGAAACTGAAATCACCTATAAAGTGGGAACATTAGAAGATCCGATTAACATCCTGAAAAAAGATCATGACGTTGCGGCTGCGGACTTACTGTATTTCCGAAATTTAACCAATAATTACACGCCACCAGCGGATGCCTGCAGTTCTTACCAATATCTTTTCAAAAAAATTCAGGAATTCGAAAGTGATGTACAAGCCCATATTCACTTAGAAGAAAGTTTCCTTTTTCCAAAAGCAATTCAGCTTGATAAAGAATTGGCTCAATTGAATTAG